The genomic region CTTCTCTGCCATTTAATGGTGAGATCATCTTTATCACTCAGCcctactccccagccttctccccattacccttgatgccatgactaatcaaatacctgtctatTTCTGtcataaatacactcaatgacctcgcttcctctgctgcctgtggcaacaagttccacagactctcgACCCTCTAACTAAATAAACATCTctccatttctgttttaaattgacaaccTCTTATCCTGAAATCGATggctcttgtcctagattcccttaccatgggaaacaactttgtcacatctatgTCCAGGCctctcagcattcaaaatgtctctgaggtaccccctcatccttctgtactccaacgagtactcAAGAGCTGACAAATTTTCCTCacgtgctaaccctttcattcctgttgtcattctagaaaatcttctctgaaccctctccaatgttagcacatgctttctcaaataaggtgcccaaaactgtacacagtactccaagtgaggtctcaccagcaccCTATAGAGTCTctacattacatccctgctcttgtatggtATTCCTCaaaaaatgaatgctaacattgcattcgctttcttcactgccaaGTCAACCTAGAGATTatcctttagggtatcctgcatgaagaatcccaagtccctttgcacctccagattttgaattttcttctcatctaaataatagtatatgactgtacacttcccaagattgtatttcatttgccatctctgcccattctcctaatctatccaagtctctctgcagcctttgcgtcatccacaaatttagccacaaagctatctattccattatccaaatcatttatatacaacataaaaagaagcgccCCCAACACTGACCTTTGCAGAacactagtaactggcaaccaactCAAATAGGATTcccttattcccactctctgtatcCTGCCCAttaaccaatgctctacccatgctagtatccttcctgtaattcaacgAGCTCTcaccttgttaagtagcctcatattGATTATGATGAAGGCCTTTTTAAAgtgcaaatacacaacatccactgcttctccCATCTACCCTGTTTGTTATCGCCTCAAAAAATTGTAGTAGGTTTGTCAAGTGTAATTTTCCTCTAAGGAAATCACGCTGACTTGGACTGATCTTGTGGTGTTCCACTAGGTACTCCGTAACTTCATCTTCAACAATTGATTCCAATATCTACCCAACCACTAATAGGTCTATagtttcttttctgctgcctccttcccttcttaaacagtggagaaACATTCACGATTCTCCAGTTCTCTGGAACCACGCcaaaaggaattttttaaaaattgctggtAAACATCAATAAATGTATAAAAGCACCTAATTGTGATACTCTGCATTTGGGAGGAAAAATGGAGAAATGGCTTGCTTGTTGGTGAAAGAAAGAAACCTTAATGCACCAAATTACTTTCAGTTGTGTCACAGGTTAGCAAGGATAAGGTACACTAAGCACTATGCTTTATCTCTAGAGGGGCAGAATTGGAAAATAGGGAAGTAGAGCTAAGCCAAAAATTGGCTACATTGATGTCTAGTCCTGCACACATTTCTGGTTGGCATGCTACCAAATGTAAAAAGTCAATGGTGAAGTTTCAGAGAGGATttaaagactttaaaaaaaaatattttattttcaagacTCATGAAAATCCAAACAATATGGTACATTTTCCTTCCGTACAATATAATTCAGAGTCCAGcatttcccccctctcttcccttattccctcccctctcccataaCTTGTATAGATAAACAATTACATAAAAACCACATGCTACTGGACCCCAAATATAAattaaacaataaaaggtaagggATAAACAATGAAAATGAGAATAAAAGTTAAAAGTAAAACACACGTTGTCTGTGCCACACCCTCCAATTCACTCTCTCCTTTATATAGCTAATAGGAGTTTTtcttctctccgcccccccctcccccattactCAAAGGTAGGATTTAAAGACTTAACAAAAATGGAGGGCCAAGCATTAAAAATACCtgattattttgttttattgtaaaaaaaaaagctgaagaCTTGAAAGGTTCTAAATGGTTTTGAAAGGATAGATAAAATGTTTTCACAGACAGTGTAGATGTTAACCAGAGGAGAGGCAAAATGAGGCTTGTTTGGATCAGAACCCTTTCCCAAGACTTTTCACCATTTTGGGCTGGGACCTTTTAACAGTCTAGGTAAAGGGTGCCAACCCAAAAGATTGATTGACCCTTTTTATTCAAGGATATTGCCTAACCctttgagtctctccagcttctttGTTCACATTGTTGTCAGTGTTTATTCTTAGCAACTTACTTTATGTATCAGTAACTTTGACGAGGGATCATTTACTGATATAAAACTCAGTAGAAAAAAATGTCACGAGGATACGTAGGGATATAGTGGTCAGACGTGGGAATAAAGTAGCAGAATGTAAGCATAAGTTATTTTGTTAGGAAGGGTGGAAGAACAACATCATTAAAATAATGGCAGATAATCACGAAGGTGACATGGAGGCAAAGGGAATCTTAGCTTTTAGTGCGAGTATAAAAGTATTTTTTGTTGAAATTATGGAGAGGATTTTGACAGATCTGAAATTCTATTTGAATCCTATTGAAGCTTATATTAATCTAGTCTCTGGCATTAGCAGAGTTAAAGTGCCAAACTAACATGCACAAGGATAAAGATTTCACCATTTTCACGTTGTGGTCATCAATTCCCATCCCTCAGCTCCAGCCATACAAACTCAGTAGATGAGCACTTTAGTCTGAGCACTGGAATGActttttccctgactagcaatgccacttccCACTATCATTTCAGAAACAATGGACCCaaaaacattgagctgccactcctgcaaccaagtctcacaaaTGGTCCCAATGTCATAAATCCACATTCACATCCACAcgctaagcttgtctgcctttcttgCGTTACTCCTTGCTTTGAAACAGATAACTCAGAATAATATTCCCACACAACCTTTTAATCCTTTCTTGTCTGCTAGCTTAACATCTTTTTCCACAGCCACTCTACTCTGTTCTAGCTCCCTTGTTCCAATCCCTCTGCAAATCTGGTTTCAACTCTCTGGAGGAACataagcaaaccttcctgcaagggtATTAGTCTTCCTCCAGTCAAAAATGCAAACCATCCCACTGGCAGAGGTCTCACTTTCCCtggattcagaaatctgaagctcTCCCTGCTGTACCATCTCTTTTGTTATGTGTTGAACTGTATTATCCTCCAATTTCACTAGCATGAGGCACAGAAAGCATTCCTGAGATCATAACCCTAGTGATCGTTTAACTTAGCACCCAACTCCCAGAATTCACTTTGCAGAACCTCGTTTCCTGACCTACCCACATCATTTGACCCTACATAAAACATGACACCTGGCTGTCTATctcttgagaatgctgtgaacactTATTAGAGACATTCTGGACTGTCGCACCTTGGAGGCAAAATACCATCCAGGAGTTTTGATCTCATCCACAGAACCTCGTCTGTTCCCTTAATCATTAAATCCCCTTTCACCGCAACTCATCTCCCTTTTTAGCCACAGAGCCTGACTCTATGCCAGAAACCTAATCACAATGGCTTGTCCCTAGTAGCTTGTTCccattcccaccccacccccaccccaaaaaaagcatccaaaacagtatacatgTTATTGAGGGAAATGGACACCGGGGTACCCTGCACTGACTGTCACCCAGTCATCTGCCTCCTGGCTGTGACtgcctccctgtaactcctgtctattacCCCccatgaatgatctggagtttttCCAGCTCCAGTTTCCTAATATGGTCTTTAAGGAgcttcagctggatgcacttctcacagatggaAGTCACTGGTAGTTTCCCTGATAATCCACATTCTCGAAGAGTATAACCACTcccctggctgccattccaactgctctctctgtgaaattcatTAAAGTCCTTACCTGACCTCACCTGTGCCTTCTTGCTGAATCCACCCGTCCCCACCCCCTTGTCAGGCTCCCCTTCGTTTTATTGACTAGTTAATTAGCCAATCTCACACTAAGCACCTACCTTTACTGGTTCTTTTAAAGGCTCTAGTGTTGTCTCACTGCTGTTGAAACCAAAACTGTGAAGAAAATAGCTAACTTATACACAAGGTTGATGGAAATCATATCATCACATCATAAAGACTCTCCTTTAACTAGTGGGAAATACACTTTGAGGAATAAACTGAAAAATTATCAATGgatattttcaaatatataccACTGTAATAACTTAATGAAATGTTGTCTTGtcaaatttttaatttctttgtATTTTCAGGATGTGATCTGTGGAATACTTCTTACTGCAATACTTATGGGCCTCACATACCCTTTCTGGAACATTCTCGATTATTTCCAGTTAACTAGTCCCCTGACTCCAGTCCTTGCTGTGGTTGTTCCTTGCCTCATGAGTTATACCTATCCAGCATTGGATCATTACAGCCCAACCAGGGGAGACACCACTACAATCCTGGCTGTGGCATCAGGGGGCACAGTTGGCTTTTGGGTGAACTACCAGTACGGTCAAACATACGAGCCCACTGGATCTCTCCCATTTGAAATACCTTCTATAACTCCAAACGTTGCATTAATAGCCATTGCACGATTTCTCATTGGAATTATTACTCTTGTTGCCACTCGCTTCATTGTCAAAATTCTTTCCCTCAAAATACTGTGTGCTTGGTTTAATGTTTCAGAACATGACATGGAAGCCAGGAAGAGACTGGAGATTGAAGTGCCCTATAAATTTGCAACATATTCATCTATTGGCTTCGTTGCAATAGTGATTGTACCTTTGCTGTATCAATTACTCAAATTATAGTAATGATTGAGTGTTCTGCAAATAGTCTGAGATGCATTTCATGTGTTGATGAAGATGTACTGTAAAGAAATTTCTTGCAAATGCTAtcagggtttaatttttttaaacattgtt from Narcine bancroftii isolate sNarBan1 chromosome 9, sNarBan1.hap1, whole genome shotgun sequence harbors:
- the sgpp2 gene encoding sphingosine-1-phosphate phosphatase 2 isoform X3; its protein translation is MGSFLQSLQDPRLVASFQRCCGLFLRAEDGAPTSSNKPCDREAASQGSVEKEGATPTSPCINGHGWHKARGSQRQEGPGLNGSALKMVMYLGQASKDLIKWPRPLSPPVVKLETRVDAEYGMPSTHAMAATAISFTFLIATMHRYKYSFVLGLMASTVLSTLVSLSRLYTGMHTVLDVICGILLTAILMGLTYPFWNILDYFQLTSPLTPVLAVVVPCLMSYTYPALDHYSPTRGDTTTILAVASGGTVGFWVNYQYGQTYEPTGSLPFEIPSITPNVALIAIARFLIGIITLVATRFIVKILSLKILCAWFNVSEHDMEARKRLEIEVPYKFATYSSIGFVAIVIVPLLYQLLKL
- the sgpp2 gene encoding sphingosine-1-phosphate phosphatase 2 isoform X5, which translates into the protein MMDISLRVQLEHGQHKTQMVMYLGQASKDLIKWPRPLSPPVVKLETRVDAEYGMPSTHAMAATAISFTFLIATMHRYKYSFVLGLMASTVLSTLVSLSRLYTGMHTVLDVICGILLTAILMGLTYPFWNILDYFQLTSPLTPVLAVVVPCLMSYTYPALDHYSPTRGDTTTILAVASGGTVGFWVNYQYGQTYEPTGSLPFEIPSITPNVALIAIARFLIGIITLVATRFIVKILSLKILCAWFNVSEHDMEARKRLEIEVPYKFATYSSIGFVAIVIVPLLYQLLKL
- the sgpp2 gene encoding sphingosine-1-phosphate phosphatase 2 isoform X4, with amino-acid sequence MMDISLRVQLEHGQHKTQEKPGYVVKNFFFYCLFRFAAALGQEIFYITFLPFTYWNFDPYVTRRLVGVWAMVMYLGQASKDLIKWPRPLSPPVVKLETRVDAEYGMPSTHAMAATAISFTFLIATMHRYKYSFVLGLMASTVLSTLVSLSRLYTGMHTVLDVICGILLTAILMGLTYPFWNILDYFQLTSPLTPVLAVVVPCLMSYTYPALDHYSPTRGDTTTILAVASGGTVGFWVNYQYGQTYEPTGSLPFEIPSITPNVALIAIARFLIGIITLVATRFIVKILSLKILCAWFNVSEHDMEARKRLEIEVPYKFATYSSIGFVAIVIVPLLYQLLKL
- the sgpp2 gene encoding sphingosine-1-phosphate phosphatase 2 isoform X6 encodes the protein MVMYLGQASKDLIKWPRPLSPPVVKLETRVDAEYGMPSTHAMAATAISFTFLIATMHRYKYSFVLGLMASTVLSTLVSLSRLYTGMHTVLDVICGILLTAILMGLTYPFWNILDYFQLTSPLTPVLAVVVPCLMSYTYPALDHYSPTRGDTTTILAVASGGTVGFWVNYQYGQTYEPTGSLPFEIPSITPNVALIAIARFLIGIITLVATRFIVKILSLKILCAWFNVSEHDMEARKRLEIEVPYKFATYSSIGFVAIVIVPLLYQLLKL